Genomic DNA from Gloeocapsa sp. DLM2.Bin57:
AACTTTAGTAGCTGCGGGTCATTCTGTTGTGTTATTTAATCGGGGCAATAAACCCCTTCCCGTCGAAGGTGTCCAACAAATCATCGGCGATCGCACTTCTCCTACAGAATTAACAGAAAAACTAGCTAAAGAAGAATTTGACGCTATTTTTGATAATAATGGACGAGAATTAAGCGATACTCAACCCCTAGGGGAAATCTTCCAAGCTAGAGTCCAACACTTCGTCTATGTCAGTTCCGCGGGAGTTTATCTACCTACTGATCAACTACCCCATCAAGAAGGAGATCCTGTAGATCCCAAAAGTCGTCACCGCGGTAAATATGAGACAGAAGCATATCTAGAGACAATAGGGTTACCTTGGACTTCCATACGTCCTACTTATATCTATGGACCACAAAACTATAATGATTTAGAAGCTTGGTTTTTTGACCGTCTCTGGCGCGATCGCCCTGTACTTATTCCAGGAAATGGCTTACATATTACTCAATTCGGACACGTAGCTGATTTAGCTACTGCTATGGCTGCGGTTTTAGGTAATCCCCAAGCTGTTGGTCAGATTTATAATATTTCTGGTGAACGTTACGTCACTTTTGACGGTTTAGCCTATGCTTGTGCTGAAGCTATGGGTAAATCTCGGGATCAGGTTCGTATTTTACATTACAATCCTGAAGACTTTAACTTCGGTAAGAATAAACCTTTCCCTATCAGAGTACAGCACTTTTTTGCTGATGTTCACAAAGCTATGACGGATTTAAATTGGCAACCCCAATACGATCTAGTCTCAGGGTTAAAAGACTCCTGGGAAAACGACTATCTAGCTTCAGGAAGAGATAAAAAAGAGATTGATTTTTCTCTAGATGAAGAAATCCTCGAACAACTTAGATAAATATACTTTGATTGCTCTTTAGGGGGACAGTTTTGCTAAGTCCCCTTCCCTAATTAAAGAATTTTTTTACCTGTGAGTAGTTGTCTTACTTCTAGCATGGCTGAATAGGTAGGTAAGATATAAAGGGGTACTGCCATTGGGGTGTTATCTAAAGCAGTTTTAATCGCTGTAGAGAGGTTATCAATAACGATTAAATGTTCAGGGGAGGGATTACTATACTGCATTCGTAATGCTAAGTCATAAGTGCGATCGCCACTAACAATAATTTTACCCTGTAATTGGGTTAATTGTTCTGTATCTACATCCCAAATCCATGATACATCTGTTCCGTCAGGAGTGCGATCGTTTAAGACTAATAATGTAACAGTATTTTCTCCTTGATTAGCTTGGTGTACTGCTCTGATTGTTTCATTTAGTCCTACAGGATTTTTCGCTAATAATATTTTGACGATTTTGTTATCAATGATTATTTCTTCTGCTCTCCCAAAAGCTGCTTTAAATTGCGTTATGGCTTGATTGATTATTGTTGCTTTTATACCTATTTTTAAACTTAATAAAACTGCTGCTATAGTGTTATATTTATTATAAACTCCTATTAAAATTTGTGACCATTCTTGACTATTAATAGCTAATTCTGGTTTAGTAAAACCGCAGTTATGACAATGAAAATCACCTAAATGAGAGAGATAAATATGGTGATAATCTAAAGCAGAACCACAACGAGGACAATAAGTAGAATCAGTAGCATAGTCGAGAATATCTACAGAGAGTTCAGGTTGATTTAAACCAAAAAAGAAGACTGGTTGTGTTAAATTTTGACCTAAATAAGCTAGGGTAGGATCATCACCATTGAGAATAACTATAGTTTCAGTAGGAAGATTAGCGATCGCCTGTTGCCAACGTTGACTAATGCTATCAACTTCCCCATAGCGATCTAACTGGTCACGAAATAAATTAAGAGCTAAAATAAACTTAGGTTGAATTGTATCTACAACCAGTGGTAAAATATTCTCATCTACTTCTAAAATACCATAATCTGCTCTTAATTTTCCTTGCCAATTAGCTTGATTAATTAAAGCGGTAACTAACCCATTAACTAGATTAGCACCAGTTTCATTGTGGACAACTTTATAACCTTGTAGAGTAAGAATATTTTTAACTAATAAAGAAGTAGTAGTTTTACCATTAGTTCCACAAACTAAAATAATACCCTGACTAATCTGTTGACACATTAAAGAGAGTATCTCGGGATAAAGACGTAAAGCGATCGCCCCAGGTAAGACGCTAGCTGCACCTAATTGTAAAGTTTTTACCAAAAAAGTAATTAACCTAGAGATATTTACAGCTAAAATTAAACGCAGAGAAGATAACATAGAGAACAAATGGTTAAAGTTTACGGTGATGTTAATTCGGGAAATTGTTATAAAGTCAAACTACTTTTAACACAATTACAGCAACCTTTTCAATGGATTAATATTAATATTATCGAACAACAGACTCGTACACCAGAATTTCTCCAAAAAAATCCTAATGGGAGAATACCTGTACTAGAATGGGAAGGGGGACAATTTTTATGGGAATCCAACGCAATTATGTATTTCTTGAGTGAAAATAGCGAATTTTTCCCCAATGATAGACTAAAACGTGCTCAAGTGCTCCAATGGTTATTCTTTGAACAGTATAGTCATGAACCCTATATCGCTACATCTCGTTATCTGATTCGTTATCTCAATGGTGCGGAAAAATATCGAGGGATTTTAGCCGAAAAACAACCTAAAGGTTATGCAGCTTTAGATGTGATGGAACAACATCTCACTAGACACAGGTTTTTTGTAGGGGATAATTATAGTATCGCTGATATTGGTTTATACGCTTATACCCATGTCGCAGAAGAGGGAGGATTTGATTTATGTGGTTATCCTGCTATACTTAGTTGGTTTAGGAGAATTGAATCACAACCTAACTATATTAAAATAGGGTAAAAAATTGCTAAGACAAGAGAATTATTAGCACAATACTAACAATTAAAACAATGGGTTGAATTGTTAACATCATTCTATCAAGTTTCACAGTTCGCTGGTAACCGTTTGGAGTTTCATTCTGAATCCATTCAGCGGTTACAATTGCTTCTAGTATAGAAATAAAAATGAGAATATATACTATGACGTATATTTTATCTAGTCAAACTAAATAGCCAATATCTGGCAGATTAGCTGAGTAAGATTGTTGTAAGAATACAGCTGTTAAAAGACCTGTTACGGGTAATGTAATTCTTGAGTCAATATGTTGTGGATTTAATAACAAAGGACCCCAACTAACAGCAACAACAATTATTAAAGGTAACAAAAGCTTCCAAACAAAGAAGTTTGCAGGTCGAGTTATATTCAAAGAATATCGAACAATTGAGTATTGAGGTTTCTCTCCAATCCGAGGATCGCCAAAGTTACTGGGATATTGACGTACCATACTCGACAGGTTAAAACCCTGAATCTTCCAATCAGGAATGGATATACCAGCTGAATAGCCTGACTGTGTGGAATCAGCAATATAAACTAGTTGATCGATGGTATAAATGGAATTTTCCACCAGGATGTTTAAACTATGCTGATCCAAAGGATATCGATTAAGAATTAGTGGTTGTACAAACCTGCTTTCTACTCTCCATACTTGATAGTAACTGCCATCGGGTAGTTCTTCTGGCTTTTCATAAATAGGAACTGAAGTCATACCCCATTGTTCTACACCATTACCAAATTCTAGACTCTCAGTAGGATCTATTTCACCCTTCCATTTAAACCAGATATAAAAATCCAGGTAGTAAGTATTACTTGACACCTCAAGATTGTAGAGATTAAGGGCA
This window encodes:
- a CDS encoding NAD-dependent epimerase/dehydratase family protein, with amino-acid sequence MRILIMGGTRFIGVYLTKTLVAAGHSVVLFNRGNKPLPVEGVQQIIGDRTSPTELTEKLAKEEFDAIFDNNGRELSDTQPLGEIFQARVQHFVYVSSAGVYLPTDQLPHQEGDPVDPKSRHRGKYETEAYLETIGLPWTSIRPTYIYGPQNYNDLEAWFFDRLWRDRPVLIPGNGLHITQFGHVADLATAMAAVLGNPQAVGQIYNISGERYVTFDGLAYACAEAMGKSRDQVRILHYNPEDFNFGKNKPFPIRVQHFFADVHKAMTDLNWQPQYDLVSGLKDSWENDYLASGRDKKEIDFSLDEEILEQLR
- a CDS encoding Mur ligase family protein, translated to MLSSLRLILAVNISRLITFLVKTLQLGAASVLPGAIALRLYPEILSLMCQQISQGIILVCGTNGKTTTSLLVKNILTLQGYKVVHNETGANLVNGLVTALINQANWQGKLRADYGILEVDENILPLVVDTIQPKFILALNLFRDQLDRYGEVDSISQRWQQAIANLPTETIVILNGDDPTLAYLGQNLTQPVFFFGLNQPELSVDILDYATDSTYCPRCGSALDYHHIYLSHLGDFHCHNCGFTKPELAINSQEWSQILIGVYNKYNTIAAVLLSLKIGIKATIINQAITQFKAAFGRAEEIIIDNKIVKILLAKNPVGLNETIRAVHQANQGENTVTLLVLNDRTPDGTDVSWIWDVDTEQLTQLQGKIIVSGDRTYDLALRMQYSNPSPEHLIVIDNLSTAIKTALDNTPMAVPLYILPTYSAMLEVRQLLTGKKIL
- a CDS encoding glutathione S-transferase family protein; translation: MVKVYGDVNSGNCYKVKLLLTQLQQPFQWININIIEQQTRTPEFLQKNPNGRIPVLEWEGGQFLWESNAIMYFLSENSEFFPNDRLKRAQVLQWLFFEQYSHEPYIATSRYLIRYLNGAEKYRGILAEKQPKGYAALDVMEQHLTRHRFFVGDNYSIADIGLYAYTHVAEEGGFDLCGYPAILSWFRRIESQPNYIKIG